CGTTCGAACAGGCGCTGGGGCGTGCGACCATTGATGAGTTGAGGTTGTATGCCGAGACGCAGCGGCGTTCGATTGAGGAGTGTGCTCAGGTTTTGGGCGTGAAACTGTTCTGACTGTGGCGAGGGAGCTTGCTCCCGCTGGGCTGCGAAGCGGCCCTCGTTTTGGGAGCGCTGCGCACTCCAGCGGGAGCAAGCTCCCTCGCCACAGAATCAAATGTTGCCTCTAGCGCAGTCGCGACAACAAGGCGAAACGCTCGACGCTGGCCCTTGGCCTTACTGCGCAACTTCTTGCGCACTCGCTCGGCGAAAAAGACTGATCATCGCGCTGTAGGCCTTGAGGCACGTGGCCCGCAGCCGAGTGCGCAACTTCTTGCGCAGTACTGCGCAAGAAGTTGCGCACTTTCCCTCTCGATTCAGCAAAAAACATCGGCCAAACCGCACGCCAGAGCCACTCCACCCCCGGTTGCCGGGACCTTCGACAAACCTGGCACGCTCCTTGATAACAGTCAGGCACCCACCGGGCGATTTCGCCTCCCGGGCACCCTAAATTTATCCGCAAGGAGAGCACCCCATGGCAACACCAGCGTACATGTCGGTTACCGGCGAAAAACAAGGCCTGATCACTGCCGGCGCCTTCACCGCCGACTCCGTTGGCAACACCTACCAGGAAGGCCACGAAGACCAGGTCATGGTTCAGGCTTTCAGCCACGACGTGATCATCCCGCGTGACCCACAATCCGGTCAGCCAACCGGTCAGCGCGTGCACAAGCCAGTGATCATCACCAAGGTCTACGACAAGGCTTCGCCTCTACTGCAAGCTGCTCTGACCTCCGGCGAGCGCATGAGCGAAATCGTTATCCAGTGGTACCGTACTTCGGCTCAAGGTACTCAAGAGCACTACTACACCACCAAACTGGAAGACGCGATCATCGTCGCCATCAACAACAAAATGCACAACTGCCAGGATCCAGGCAACTCGCACTTCACCCACCTGGAAGAAGTGCAGTTCACCTACCGCAAAATCACCTGGACCCACGAAGTATCCGGTACTTCGGGTTCCGATGACTGGCGTGCTCCAGTCGTTTAATTACGGCTGATCGTTACAAGCATCGACCAGCCCTGCTGGTCGATGTTGTTTACGCCCCTCCAGAATTTCGCGTGCGTTGAACCGCCTTGCGGTTGTCGACGAACGCCGCTGTACAGCACGAGGAACAAGGGATGTTCGCGCCGGCCAATGAAACCCACTTTGCCCTGACCATCGAAGGGCTCTCCGCCGATTTTCAGGTGTTTACCCTGACCGGCCGGGAAGCCATCAGCCAGCCTTTTGTCTTTGAGGTGGAGCTGGTCAGTGAGCAGCCGTCGCTGGACCTCGAAACCCTGCTGCACAAACCGGCCTTCCTGCAGCTGTCGCCCGATGGCAGCGGCATCCATGGCCAGATCTACCGCGCCGCGCAAGGTGACTCGGGCAAACGCCTGACCCGTTATTCGGTGACCCTGCGCCCGCAATTGTCGTACCTGGCGCACCGCGTCAACCAACGGATCTTCCAGAACCTCACGGTGCCGAAAATCATCGGCATGGTTCTCGAAGAGCACGGCATTCAAAGCAACGCCTACGAATTCAAGACCGGTTCGATCTATCCCGAGCGCATCTACTGCGTGCAATACGATGAATCGGACCTGCATTTCATCCAGCGTCTGTGCGAGGAAGAAGGTATTCACTACCACTTCCAGCACAGCGCCACGGCGCACAAGCTGGTGTTCGGCGATGACCAGACGGTGTTCCCGAAACTCAAGCCTGTGGCCTACCAGCAAGACTCCGGCATGGTCGCCAGTAACCCGGTGATCAAGCGTTTCGACCTGCGCCTGGAAACCCGTACCAGCCGCACCACGCGCCGCGATTACGACTTCGAAAAACCGCGCCTGACCCTGGAAAGCGAAAACCGCGGCGACGCCCTTCCCGACCTCGAAGACTACGATTACCCGGGCCGGTTCATCGACCGCGAGCGCGGCAAACACCTGGCCAAACGCGCCCTCGAACGCCACCGCAGCGACTTCCAGCTCGCCGAAGGCAAGAGCGATCAGCCGCTGCTGGTCAGCGGCCACTTCCTCGCCCTGACCGAGCACCCGAAGGCCAAGTGGAACGACCTGTGGCTGCTCACCGAAGTCCTCCACGAAGGCAAGCAGCCGCAAGTGCTGGAAGAGTCGGTGACCAGCGACACCACCGCCCTCAAAGATGATTTCCATCAGGGCTATCGCAACCGCTTCCAGGCAACGCCGTGGGACGTACCCAACCGACCACCGTTGCGCCACCCGAAACCGCGCATCCTCGGCAGCCAGAGCGCCGTGGTCACCGGCCCCAAAGGTGAAGAGATTCACTGCGACCAGTACGGTCGGGTCAAAGTGCAATTCCACTGGGACCGCGAAGGCCAGGCCGACGACAAAACCAGTTGCTGGCTGCGCGTCTCCAGCGCCTGGGCCGGCGCCCAGTACGGCGGCATCGCCATCCCGCGCATCGGCATGGAAGTGCTGGTCACCTTCCTTGAGGGCGACCCCGATCAACCGCTGATCAGCGGCTGCCTGTACCACAAGGAAAACACCGTCCCGTATGAGCTGCCGGCAAACAAGACCCGTAGCACCTTCAAGACCCTGAGCTCGATGGGGGGCGGCGGTTACAACGAACTGCGCATCGAAGACAAGAAAGGTCAGGAGCAGATCTTCCTCCACGCCCAGCGCGACTGGGACGAGAACATCGAGCACGATCAGAAGATCCGCGTCGGCAACGAACGCCACGACACCGTCGAGCAGAACAGCTACACGGAATTCAAAGCCGAAGAACATCACACCGTCTACGAAGACCGCAAAGTCGAAGCCCGCGCCAACGACCACCTGACCGTGGGCGTGAACCAGCACATCAAGATCGGCACCGGCCAATTCATCGACGCCGGCCAGGAAATCCACCTGAGCAGCGGCATGAAAGTCGTGCTCGAAGCCGGCGCCGAGTTGACCCTGATCGGCGGCGGCAGCTTCATCAAGATCGACGCCGGCGGCGTGACCATGAGCGGCCCGGTGATCAACATGAACTCCGGCGGCAGCCCAGGCAGCGGCACCGGCGCCGCCCCGCTGATGCCCGGCATCCTGAAACAGGCCGACACTGACAAGGCCGGCCAGGTCCTGACCCCGGCCCAGATCAATACCCTCAAACGCAACGCGCCGTTCTGCGAAGAATGCGAAAAATGCAAGGCAGGTGCCTGTGCCATCTGATCGACTGACACCCAAGGATTGGCTGGCACAACAGC
The Pseudomonas fluorescens genome window above contains:
- a CDS encoding Hcp family type VI secretion system effector, which produces MATPAYMSVTGEKQGLITAGAFTADSVGNTYQEGHEDQVMVQAFSHDVIIPRDPQSGQPTGQRVHKPVIITKVYDKASPLLQAALTSGERMSEIVIQWYRTSAQGTQEHYYTTKLEDAIIVAINNKMHNCQDPGNSHFTHLEEVQFTYRKITWTHEVSGTSGSDDWRAPVV
- the tssI gene encoding type VI secretion system tip protein VgrG, which translates into the protein MFAPANETHFALTIEGLSADFQVFTLTGREAISQPFVFEVELVSEQPSLDLETLLHKPAFLQLSPDGSGIHGQIYRAAQGDSGKRLTRYSVTLRPQLSYLAHRVNQRIFQNLTVPKIIGMVLEEHGIQSNAYEFKTGSIYPERIYCVQYDESDLHFIQRLCEEEGIHYHFQHSATAHKLVFGDDQTVFPKLKPVAYQQDSGMVASNPVIKRFDLRLETRTSRTTRRDYDFEKPRLTLESENRGDALPDLEDYDYPGRFIDRERGKHLAKRALERHRSDFQLAEGKSDQPLLVSGHFLALTEHPKAKWNDLWLLTEVLHEGKQPQVLEESVTSDTTALKDDFHQGYRNRFQATPWDVPNRPPLRHPKPRILGSQSAVVTGPKGEEIHCDQYGRVKVQFHWDREGQADDKTSCWLRVSSAWAGAQYGGIAIPRIGMEVLVTFLEGDPDQPLISGCLYHKENTVPYELPANKTRSTFKTLSSMGGGGYNELRIEDKKGQEQIFLHAQRDWDENIEHDQKIRVGNERHDTVEQNSYTEFKAEEHHTVYEDRKVEARANDHLTVGVNQHIKIGTGQFIDAGQEIHLSSGMKVVLEAGAELTLIGGGSFIKIDAGGVTMSGPVINMNSGGSPGSGTGAAPLMPGILKQADTDKAGQVLTPAQINTLKRNAPFCEECEKCKAGACAI